A DNA window from Balneolaceae bacterium contains the following coding sequences:
- a CDS encoding SDR family oxidoreductase, producing MTLSNKKILITGGSGGIGKALVSHLSKKGVTDMAVMGRTAQKLDLLEEEFPSVQFLSIQGDVSNLEDIKKAREQVGNQWGSLDILVNNAGAVSAGLLEEIRDEDIDNQINVNLTGLIWMTKYFLPLLKESQEGALINVSSGLGYLAMPFYSVYAATKAGVKHFSEAMRRELAQYPVHVMTVFPTSTDTSMMESADVDPDDMDTPEEVAAATIEGLLNKDIEVILGGQQRMDEIHLHREEPLEMDKKWKRCLTHCESEPNTIGRCNPYILLISWYFVWQA from the coding sequence ATGACGTTGTCAAACAAAAAAATCCTGATTACCGGGGGAAGTGGGGGCATCGGTAAAGCTTTGGTCAGCCACTTGTCGAAGAAGGGCGTGACCGATATGGCCGTCATGGGGAGAACCGCCCAAAAGCTGGATCTCCTGGAGGAGGAATTTCCTTCGGTGCAATTTTTGAGCATCCAGGGAGATGTTTCCAACCTGGAGGATATTAAAAAAGCCCGGGAACAGGTAGGCAATCAATGGGGCTCCCTGGATATTCTTGTCAATAACGCCGGGGCGGTAAGCGCCGGACTACTGGAGGAGATCAGGGATGAAGATATTGACAATCAAATCAATGTGAATCTGACCGGTTTGATCTGGATGACGAAATATTTCCTGCCCTTGCTTAAAGAGAGCCAGGAGGGAGCCCTAATAAATGTTTCCTCCGGCTTGGGATACCTCGCCATGCCGTTTTATAGCGTCTATGCGGCCACGAAGGCAGGCGTCAAGCATTTTTCGGAAGCGATGCGAAGAGAACTGGCGCAGTACCCGGTTCATGTTATGACCGTCTTTCCCACTTCAACCGATACCTCCATGATGGAATCGGCTGACGTGGATCCGGATGATATGGACACCCCCGAGGAGGTTGCGGCGGCCACCATAGAAGGCCTGCTCAATAAAGACATAGAGGTGATCCTGGGAGGTCAGCAGCGCATGGATGAAATCCATTTGCATAGGGAAGAGCCCCTGGAGATGGATAAAAAGTGGAAAAGATGTTTGACGCACTGCGAAAGCGAGCCGAACACCATCGGTCGATGTAATCCTTATATACTTCTAATCAGCTGGTATTTTGTCTGGCAGGCGTGA
- a CDS encoding XRE family transcriptional regulator yields the protein MPPIAQRIKHARLMRGLSLQDLSDHMDNKISRQALHKYEKGKVVPDNVMVQELADALDLKPDYFYRDHAVEIKEVAFRKLSKLSKKEQNRIIETARDFLERYLELEQIIGKQPKVENPLIDISIDKKEDVEQAAQQLRHAWDLGTDPLYNVLELLEDQGIKIVELEGDESIDGFSTWINDAIPVIGLNSNRREHLDRYRFTALHELGHLLLNLESFKSNEQEKLCHHFAGALLLDKRAIESEIGLKRSHISLQELKSLKKQYGISMQAIMYRFKELGIISQAVMAEFFKFINSQGMKKDESDIATYEGEEVTLRFDQLLGQALAEEYITISKAAALKNLRVSEFRKSFLLG from the coding sequence ATGCCTCCTATTGCCCAACGAATTAAACACGCACGCCTGATGAGAGGGCTCTCTTTACAGGATCTTTCCGACCACATGGACAACAAGATCAGCCGTCAAGCCCTGCATAAATATGAGAAAGGAAAAGTAGTACCGGACAATGTAATGGTTCAGGAGCTGGCCGATGCCCTGGACTTAAAACCGGATTATTTCTACCGGGATCATGCAGTAGAGATCAAAGAGGTGGCTTTTCGAAAGCTTTCAAAGCTCAGCAAAAAGGAGCAAAACAGGATAATAGAAACTGCCCGGGACTTTCTGGAGCGGTACCTGGAACTGGAACAGATCATCGGCAAGCAGCCCAAGGTCGAAAATCCGTTGATCGATATTTCCATAGATAAGAAAGAGGATGTGGAACAAGCCGCCCAGCAACTTCGACATGCATGGGATCTCGGAACTGACCCACTGTATAATGTCCTCGAATTACTTGAGGACCAGGGCATTAAGATAGTTGAACTGGAGGGAGATGAATCAATTGACGGATTTTCAACCTGGATCAATGATGCCATTCCGGTTATAGGGCTGAACAGTAATAGACGGGAGCATCTTGATCGTTACCGCTTTACTGCACTGCATGAGCTTGGTCATTTGCTGCTGAATCTTGAATCGTTCAAATCCAACGAGCAGGAAAAATTGTGCCACCACTTTGCAGGAGCTTTGCTCCTGGACAAACGCGCGATTGAATCCGAGATCGGACTCAAGCGCAGTCACATCTCTCTGCAGGAGCTGAAATCCCTTAAGAAGCAGTACGGCATTTCCATGCAGGCCATCATGTACCGTTTCAAGGAACTGGGGATCATCAGCCAAGCCGTAATGGCTGAATTCTTCAAATTCATTAATTCCCAGGGGATGAAAAAGGACGAATCAGATATTGCCACTTATGAGGGAGAGGAAGTAACTCTACGATTTGATCAGCTCTTGGGACAGGCGCTTGCAGAAGAGTACATCACCATTTCCAAAGCAGCGGCCTTAAAGAATTTAAGGGTGAGCGAATTCAGAAAATCTTTTCTTCTTGGCTGA
- a CDS encoding helix-turn-helix transcriptional regulator: MENWGPYITLPSIGRWLIGLRIAKGWTQEELANRLGVSQAQVSRDENNEYHGISVEKAQKILDVFNARFSMEIEDPLSFDERSELEYA, from the coding sequence ATGGAGAACTGGGGACCTTACATCACTCTGCCAAGTATCGGGCGTTGGTTGATTGGCCTGCGAATTGCCAAGGGCTGGACGCAGGAAGAGCTGGCGAATCGATTAGGGGTCTCCCAGGCCCAGGTTTCCCGTGATGAGAATAATGAATACCATGGTATTTCTGTCGAAAAGGCTCAAAAAATCCTGGACGTATTTAATGCCAGGTTTTCCATGGAAATAGAAGATCCCTTGAGCTTTGATGAGCGTTCGGAGTTGGAGTATGCGTAG
- a CDS encoding HigA family addiction module antitoxin yields MTDKPYIPPIHPGEILKEEFLDPMNISQRAFARSIDVPANRVNEIVRGKRSITGDTAIRFSLALETSPEMWLRLQARYELEKARDESDPGLKEKIKPVVA; encoded by the coding sequence ATGACGGACAAACCCTACATACCGCCCATTCATCCCGGTGAAATACTGAAAGAGGAATTCCTTGATCCGATGAATATTTCCCAACGGGCCTTTGCCCGAAGCATTGACGTACCAGCCAACCGGGTCAATGAAATCGTGCGCGGGAAGAGAAGTATCACGGGGGACACGGCTATCCGGTTTTCCCTGGCTTTGGAAACAAGCCCGGAAATGTGGCTACGACTTCAGGCCCGGTACGAGCTGGAAAAGGCCCGGGATGAGAGCGACCCCGGCCTGAAAGAAAAAATCAAGCCGGTAGTTGCTTAG
- a CDS encoding DUF6088 family protein → MSSIKDQIHEKLKSSGKGTIFFPDDIMELGSNEAIRQALVRLEKDGVLERLAHGIYLYPEKDPQLGTLHPSIDRIARAIANRDKAKILPAGTLALNKLGLTSQVPMNAVVLNRRFPEKHSGRQPKD, encoded by the coding sequence ATGAGCTCGATTAAAGACCAAATACATGAGAAGCTGAAATCCAGTGGCAAAGGTACAATCTTTTTTCCAGACGATATCATGGAACTGGGATCCAATGAGGCGATCCGTCAGGCATTAGTTCGTCTTGAAAAGGACGGGGTGCTTGAACGTCTGGCGCATGGTATTTATCTGTATCCCGAAAAAGACCCCCAGCTCGGAACACTCCATCCATCCATAGATAGGATTGCCCGAGCTATCGCCAATAGAGACAAGGCGAAAATATTGCCTGCCGGTACGCTGGCGCTGAACAAACTGGGGCTTACCAGCCAGGTACCGATGAATGCCGTCGTACTTAACAGACGGTTCCCCGAGAAGCATTCAGGTCGGCAACCGAAAGATTAA
- a CDS encoding DUF6088 family protein has translation MPSYLTDGSPRSIQVGNRKIKFKRTVPKNLAVKGKICGLVIQGLREIGKGNATDRQLAKIEELLEKEDPETVKHDAKLAPAWIRKIMLNAME, from the coding sequence ATGCCGTCGTACTTAACAGACGGTTCCCCGAGAAGCATTCAGGTCGGCAACCGAAAGATTAAGTTCAAGCGAACTGTTCCCAAAAACCTGGCGGTGAAAGGCAAAATATGCGGTTTGGTTATCCAAGGATTGCGTGAGATCGGTAAGGGAAATGCAACGGATCGCCAGTTAGCTAAAATTGAGGAACTGCTCGAAAAAGAAGATCCTGAAACAGTGAAACACGATGCCAAACTCGCACCGGCATGGATACGAAAGATCATGCTCAATGCAATGGAATAA
- a CDS encoding nucleotidyl transferase AbiEii/AbiGii toxin family protein has protein sequence MDKWFDLPDERKKQVFDQVAAREGLPSVAIEKDWWVTLTLKSVFDLPFADHLVFKGGTSLSKGWNLIERFSEDVDLAIDRRQFGFEGELGSSQITRLRKTIRSFVKEKLAPDLYEKLNTYTEVDVNVQPHEHSDADPSQIEIIYPAVTEELDYLPTRVLVEVSARSLFEPKEEQELYPLIGPELPKLDIENEGVAIPCVLPKRTFLEKVFLLHEEFQKNPGELRAERLSRHLYDIEKMMDSEHAKQALDDESLYRDIINHRRNLIGMRGINYDSHWPGSVNLIPPEATRKEWERDYREMRESMIYGDALPFDALLGRMKELTERINELKFNP, from the coding sequence ATGGACAAATGGTTCGATCTGCCAGATGAACGTAAAAAACAGGTATTCGATCAGGTAGCAGCCCGGGAGGGATTGCCCTCGGTAGCCATCGAGAAAGACTGGTGGGTTACATTGACACTCAAGTCTGTTTTTGATCTGCCATTTGCTGATCACTTGGTATTTAAAGGCGGAACTTCGTTAAGCAAGGGATGGAATTTGATCGAACGCTTTTCTGAAGATGTGGATCTTGCCATCGATCGCAGGCAGTTCGGCTTCGAAGGGGAGTTGGGAAGCAGTCAAATTACCAGACTCCGAAAAACCATCCGTTCTTTCGTCAAAGAGAAACTTGCGCCCGATTTATACGAAAAGCTTAACACCTATACAGAGGTAGATGTAAACGTTCAGCCGCATGAACATTCGGACGCCGATCCGTCGCAGATCGAAATCATTTATCCTGCCGTAACGGAAGAACTGGATTATTTGCCCACGAGAGTTCTTGTAGAAGTCAGCGCACGTTCGCTCTTCGAGCCGAAGGAAGAGCAAGAACTTTATCCGTTAATAGGGCCGGAATTGCCAAAGCTGGATATCGAAAACGAGGGTGTCGCTATCCCCTGCGTATTACCCAAAAGAACATTCCTGGAAAAGGTCTTCCTGCTGCATGAAGAGTTTCAGAAAAATCCTGGTGAGCTCAGAGCGGAACGGCTGAGCAGACATCTTTACGATATTGAGAAAATGATGGATTCCGAACATGCGAAACAGGCATTGGATGATGAATCATTGTATCGGGATATCATCAACCACCGGCGCAATCTTATCGGGATGAGGGGAATAAATTATGACAGCCATTGGCCCGGCTCTGTCAATCTCATACCGCCCGAAGCAACAAGAAAAGAGTGGGAACGGGACTACCGGGAAATGCGGGAAAGTATGATTTACGGGGATGCCCTTCCCTTTGATGCTTTACTTGGTCGGATGAAAGAGCTTACAGAGAGAATCAATGAATTGAAATTCAATCCATAA
- a CDS encoding WYL domain-containing protein, translating to MPLNKNAYLRYQVIDECLRKKSMAYPSTEKLLEEIERLLDQRISRETLQKDIHEMKYSEDLEFRAPIRYSRARNGYYYEDKDYTIKAFPVDYGEMEAAEFALALLDQSGALPYLNRFRNFVEKALTFSRIESRLQGELSRYVQFDQPAPVEGLQWIEPLVDAIELRQVVDISYRAIRSDRPKRRLIHPYLLKEYDDRWYVYAYDELTGEERIFGLDRIRRLEVEEDADFRYFTGDREEVFRHTIGISRFVGDPEEIVLKFYYPQSEYVLSKPIHESQEVVERGEDTVTVRLFVRINYELKALVRSYGDRVKVVRPEGLGAS from the coding sequence ATGCCCCTGAACAAAAACGCATACCTGAGGTACCAGGTCATCGACGAGTGCCTGCGCAAAAAGTCGATGGCGTATCCCTCCACCGAAAAGCTGCTGGAGGAGATCGAGCGGCTGCTGGATCAGCGCATCTCAAGGGAGACCCTGCAGAAGGACATCCACGAGATGAAGTACTCCGAGGACCTGGAGTTCCGGGCGCCCATCCGATACTCGCGCGCCCGCAACGGGTACTACTACGAGGATAAGGACTATACCATCAAGGCTTTTCCGGTGGACTACGGGGAGATGGAGGCGGCCGAGTTTGCCCTGGCGCTGCTGGACCAGAGCGGGGCGCTGCCGTACCTGAACCGCTTCCGGAATTTTGTGGAGAAGGCGCTGACCTTTTCCAGGATTGAAAGTCGGCTGCAGGGGGAGCTGTCCAGGTACGTCCAGTTTGACCAGCCGGCGCCGGTTGAGGGGCTGCAGTGGATTGAGCCCCTGGTTGATGCCATCGAGCTGCGGCAGGTGGTGGACATCTCCTACCGGGCGATCCGCAGCGACCGCCCGAAGCGGCGGTTGATTCACCCCTACCTGTTGAAGGAGTACGACGACCGGTGGTACGTCTATGCCTACGACGAGCTGACCGGGGAGGAGCGGATATTTGGACTGGATCGCATCCGGCGGCTGGAGGTGGAGGAGGACGCGGATTTCCGCTATTTCACGGGGGACCGCGAGGAGGTGTTCCGGCACACCATCGGGATCAGCCGTTTCGTGGGCGATCCCGAGGAGATTGTGCTGAAGTTCTATTACCCGCAGTCGGAGTACGTGCTGTCGAAACCCATCCATGAGTCCCAGGAGGTGGTCGAAAGGGGAGAGGATACGGTAACCGTGCGGCTTTTTGTGCGGATTAACTACGAGCTGAAGGCCCTGGTGAGGAGCTACGGGGACAGGGTGAAGGTGGTCAGGCCGGAGGGGTTGGGGGCGTCCTGA
- a CDS encoding ATP-binding protein — protein sequence MILEFSFSNFGPVHDRVTLSFEATNDDTLGSYYITKLPDGTRVLKLGIIYGPNASGKTNILNALQMLRDLVLKPLDQKTDPIRYHKHKLGTAVEEDTRFNLTFYLDEIKYDYDIVFNNQFIRREVLNYYPKNKKALFYEREYDGKVSTIEFGSTLENIQAQDTRNLEANTIKNVTVMGAYSKTNVSIPILDSLIGWFDNNFLPIISPEDKENLFSWTSGIIDRGVIQKKQVVEFLKNADLNITDLNIVEDEISISDQMLEKIEQMPIPDEAKREIKERKKLKSLDVEFLHEFKGQGSEKLTMTLPKEEESNGTRRYFQLVGPLLMALKSNSFLFIDEIETSLHPDLLEQLVVNFLENSDFAQLLFTTHNISLLTRRDILRNDAIWFTEKNEKGATDLFSLSDFKSDKIRKTSSIFNAYDLGKLGAKPKTKPVTFTDG from the coding sequence ATGATTTTGGAATTCAGCTTTTCGAATTTTGGACCGGTCCATGACAGGGTGACCTTGTCTTTTGAAGCAACGAACGATGATACGCTGGGAAGCTACTACATCACCAAACTGCCGGACGGGACCCGTGTGTTAAAACTGGGAATAATTTACGGTCCTAATGCCTCCGGCAAGACCAATATACTCAATGCCCTCCAAATGCTGCGGGATCTGGTGCTGAAACCGCTGGATCAAAAAACAGATCCTATCAGATACCACAAGCATAAGTTGGGAACGGCTGTTGAAGAGGATACCCGTTTTAATCTGACCTTTTATCTCGACGAGATAAAATATGACTATGACATCGTGTTTAATAATCAATTCATCAGAAGGGAGGTCCTGAACTATTATCCCAAAAATAAGAAAGCCCTTTTCTACGAGCGGGAGTATGATGGCAAGGTCAGTACCATCGAATTCGGCAGTACGCTTGAGAATATTCAAGCGCAGGATACCAGAAACCTGGAAGCCAATACTATTAAAAATGTGACGGTAATGGGAGCGTATTCAAAAACCAATGTTTCTATTCCGATCCTTGATTCACTGATTGGTTGGTTTGACAATAATTTCTTGCCCATTATTTCGCCGGAAGACAAAGAAAATTTATTTAGCTGGACCAGCGGAATTATCGATAGAGGTGTAATACAAAAGAAACAGGTTGTTGAATTTTTAAAGAATGCCGATCTGAATATAACGGACCTGAATATCGTTGAAGATGAGATTTCTATTAGCGATCAGATGTTGGAGAAGATCGAACAAATGCCTATTCCCGATGAAGCAAAGAGAGAAATAAAGGAACGAAAGAAACTGAAATCACTGGATGTGGAGTTTCTGCACGAATTTAAAGGACAGGGATCAGAAAAATTAACCATGACACTTCCTAAAGAGGAGGAGTCGAATGGCACCCGCAGGTATTTCCAGTTGGTGGGTCCCCTTCTGATGGCTTTAAAAAGCAATTCATTCCTGTTTATTGATGAGATAGAAACTTCTCTGCATCCAGATCTTCTTGAGCAGTTAGTCGTCAATTTCCTGGAAAACTCGGATTTTGCCCAGCTGTTATTTACAACACACAATATATCTCTGCTGACCCGAAGAGATATTCTTCGGAATGATGCTATCTGGTTCACGGAAAAAAATGAAAAGGGAGCAACGGATCTGTTTTCTTTATCCGATTTTAAATCAGATAAAATCAGAAAAACCAGTTCTATATTCAATGCCTATGATTTGGGAAAGTTAGGAGCAAAACCCAAAACCAAACCTGTTACATTTACCGATGGCTAG
- a CDS encoding type IV toxin-antitoxin system AbiEi family antitoxin domain-containing protein yields the protein MSVSDQKIKEAVALFKEHGGIMRTSEALDEGIHSRTLYWMRDHGYLNRLERGVYQLEDKGPLSNPDLAVVGTKIPDAIVCLISALDFHDMTTEIPHRVHIALPRRHWKPKLDYPPIQVYRFSGKSLTEGIENHEIDGVEIQVYDPAKTIADCFKFRNKIGLEIALEALKRGLKEGKGHLLRYSEVCRYLSG from the coding sequence ATGTCTGTCTCCGACCAAAAGATCAAGGAAGCCGTGGCTCTGTTTAAAGAACATGGGGGAATCATGCGTACCTCGGAGGCGCTGGATGAAGGGATTCACAGTCGCACGCTGTATTGGATGCGAGACCATGGATATCTCAACCGACTTGAACGCGGTGTTTATCAGCTTGAAGATAAGGGACCGCTATCTAATCCCGATCTGGCTGTAGTTGGCACCAAGATACCTGATGCAATAGTTTGCCTGATTTCTGCACTCGATTTTCATGATATGACTACTGAGATTCCCCACCGGGTGCATATAGCACTTCCTCGCAGGCACTGGAAGCCGAAGCTGGACTATCCTCCCATACAAGTGTACCGGTTTTCAGGAAAGAGTCTGACTGAGGGAATAGAAAATCATGAAATTGATGGGGTGGAGATCCAGGTATATGATCCGGCTAAAACCATTGCCGATTGTTTTAAATTTCGCAATAAAATCGGGCTGGAAATTGCACTGGAGGCGCTTAAAAGAGGACTCAAAGAAGGAAAAGGCCACCTACTCCGATATTCTGAAGTATGCCGATATTTGTCGGGTTGA
- a CDS encoding AAA family ATPase codes for MKSSYLIELGRYLGGPGILYHYYKTGRFPNVISISDYDSVGWEKIYRYCRNTYHWEEGDEIEKEYISADGKKKTYLFLHLKGSITLCNPYDRKAKLLYDTTTDPKLLEEIQERFYRIAPQISPHSIGIIRQASGRLEVKSFNFNPPEQSIIRYLDEATQELYHRMIRELQQSNGSGLYLLHGEPGTGKTTFIKEVLSETDKKALFLSPSLTEDLTSPNLISLLMDYPDSILVIEDAESVIMERQADNSNAVSNLLNMTDGFLADFLNLKIICTFNTELRNIDKALCRNGRLKGMHEFTKLEPGRAKDVAELLGREIYPEKPMTIAEICNSGEFAGEYQSKSIGFAK; via the coding sequence ATGAAAAGCAGCTATTTGATAGAACTCGGCAGATACCTGGGAGGACCCGGAATATTGTATCACTACTACAAGACCGGCCGGTTCCCCAACGTGATATCCATCTCCGATTACGATTCTGTGGGATGGGAGAAAATCTACCGGTACTGCCGAAACACCTACCACTGGGAGGAGGGCGACGAGATCGAAAAAGAATACATCAGCGCCGACGGGAAAAAGAAAACCTACCTGTTCCTGCACCTGAAGGGGAGCATCACCCTCTGCAATCCCTACGACCGGAAGGCAAAACTGCTCTACGATACGACCACCGATCCCAAACTGCTGGAAGAGATCCAGGAGCGATTTTACCGGATCGCCCCGCAGATCTCCCCTCACAGCATCGGGATCATCAGGCAGGCCAGCGGCCGCCTCGAGGTAAAATCGTTCAACTTCAATCCACCCGAGCAATCCATCATCCGCTACCTGGATGAGGCTACGCAGGAGCTCTATCACCGGATGATCCGGGAACTGCAGCAGAGCAACGGGAGCGGACTCTACCTGCTGCACGGCGAGCCCGGCACCGGCAAAACCACGTTCATCAAGGAAGTGCTGAGCGAAACAGACAAGAAGGCCCTGTTCCTCTCCCCTTCCCTAACCGAGGACCTGACCTCCCCCAACCTGATTTCCCTGCTGATGGACTACCCGGACTCCATCCTGGTGATAGAGGATGCCGAATCGGTCATCATGGAGAGGCAGGCCGACAACTCCAACGCCGTATCCAACCTGCTGAACATGACCGACGGATTCCTGGCCGATTTCCTGAACCTGAAAATCATTTGCACCTTTAACACAGAATTGAGAAATATCGACAAGGCACTCTGCCGGAATGGGAGGCTGAAAGGGATGCATGAATTCACCAAACTGGAGCCGGGGAGAGCAAAGGATGTAGCCGAACTCCTCGGGCGAGAGATCTACCCGGAAAAACCGATGACCATCGCGGAAATTTGTAATTCCGGAGAATTTGCAGGAGAATACCAATCAAAATCCATTGGGTTTGCCAAGTAG
- a CDS encoding phosphoadenosine phosphosulfate reductase family protein: MSDVRHVLGISGGKDSAALALYMSEHFPSIDLDLYCCDTGRELDETYELIDNLETHLGKEVEMLKAVETRRMAKPNFEKMKEITPFDLLFERL, translated from the coding sequence ATGAGTGATGTCAGACATGTACTCGGTATTAGTGGGGGAAAGGATAGTGCAGCCTTAGCTCTTTACATGAGTGAGCATTTCCCTAGCATTGATCTAGATCTTTATTGTTGTGATACAGGTAGGGAATTAGATGAAACCTATGAACTCATTGACAATTTAGAAACTCACCTAGGGAAAGAGGTGGAAATGCTTAAAGCTGTAGAAACCCGAAGGATGGCAAAGCCAAACTTTGAAAAGATGAAGGAAATAACTCCTTTTGACTTACTATTTGAAAGATTATGA
- a CDS encoding IS256 family transposase: MNFTKVQLQTLIGNHIQRENGLNEVLEMTLNALMKAERREHLAGDDGDKGNGYRPGKVYGNGKLLELRIPRDRDGNFYPKVLTMLRAQQAETDRMVSALYGKGLTQSQIGDVFDELYGRHYSSSSISRMIDWMREEVGEWLARPLEAYYPIVFIDAIHVKVRRETVSTEAFYVIMGVTPERRREVLGIAHAPSESATGWGLQFEELKKRGVQKIGLMVADGISGLGDALSESFSGTPLQWCTTHIKRNVMSRVRSEDKDALADDLRAVFHTDDPDDDPEAGWERWQAFCDEWSQKYSYFNKLRSEARYRNGFTYLNYDYRIRSMIYTTNWIERLNGSFRRVLRMRLSMPDEESVLVLLEQSPETSRPTAADYPTWTRRKPYSPGRIILHERVLNSYYPVILRREVARHTFWASTRRRACRGSYSSPILA, translated from the coding sequence ATGAACTTCACCAAAGTACAATTGCAGACGCTCATTGGCAACCATATCCAACGCGAGAACGGGCTGAATGAAGTCCTGGAAATGACCCTGAACGCTCTCATGAAAGCCGAACGCCGGGAGCACCTGGCTGGTGATGACGGGGACAAGGGAAATGGCTATCGGCCAGGAAAAGTTTATGGTAACGGCAAGCTGCTGGAGCTGCGCATCCCCCGGGACCGGGACGGTAATTTTTATCCGAAGGTCCTGACGATGCTCCGGGCCCAGCAGGCCGAGACCGACCGCATGGTAAGCGCCCTGTATGGGAAGGGACTCACCCAGAGCCAGATCGGAGACGTCTTTGATGAGCTCTACGGTCGCCACTATAGTTCCTCGTCGATCTCTCGAATGATCGATTGGATGAGAGAGGAAGTTGGCGAGTGGCTGGCCCGGCCCCTGGAGGCGTACTACCCGATCGTGTTCATCGATGCGATCCACGTTAAGGTTCGCCGAGAGACGGTGTCCACAGAAGCTTTCTACGTGATCATGGGGGTGACCCCTGAGCGGCGGCGGGAGGTGCTTGGCATCGCCCACGCCCCCTCTGAGAGCGCCACAGGCTGGGGATTGCAGTTTGAAGAGCTCAAAAAGCGAGGCGTCCAAAAGATTGGCCTGATGGTTGCAGACGGGATCTCTGGTTTGGGAGATGCGTTGTCAGAAAGCTTCTCGGGTACCCCTCTTCAATGGTGCACAACCCATATTAAACGCAACGTGATGTCCCGGGTCCGATCGGAAGACAAAGACGCTCTGGCCGACGATCTGCGGGCTGTGTTCCATACCGACGATCCCGACGACGACCCCGAGGCCGGCTGGGAACGCTGGCAGGCCTTCTGCGATGAGTGGAGCCAGAAGTATTCCTACTTTAACAAGCTTCGGTCGGAAGCAAGATACCGGAATGGATTCACTTATTTGAACTACGACTACCGGATCCGTTCCATGATCTATACGACCAATTGGATCGAACGGCTCAACGGAAGTTTCCGCCGAGTGCTCAGGATGAGACTCAGCATGCCGGACGAGGAGTCCGTACTCGTACTTCTGGAACAGTCGCCCGAAACCAGCAGGCCTACGGCCGCAGACTACCCTACATGGACAAGGCGAAAACCTTATTCCCCCGGCAGGATAATTCTCCATGAAAGAGTTCTGAATAGTTACTATCCTGTTATCCTACGCAGGGAGGTCGCCAGACACACTTTTTGGGCAAGTACCCGCCGGCGAGCCTGCAGGGGATCATACAGCAGCCCCATCTTGGCGTAA
- a CDS encoding ATP-binding protein, giving the protein MIAICSLPDKRIPDYTGFLSMLLSEELEAREGRKVDRLLRAASFGNPQSLEAFDVSLSTGVKPTRCGNWPPAGLLISGKA; this is encoded by the coding sequence TTGATCGCCATCTGCTCGCTGCCCGACAAACGCATCCCGGACTACACCGGATTCCTATCCATGCTTCTTAGCGAAGAGCTCGAGGCCCGTGAGGGGCGAAAGGTCGATCGGCTGCTGCGGGCAGCAAGCTTTGGAAATCCTCAATCTCTGGAGGCTTTTGACGTCAGTCTGTCCACCGGGGTAAAACCGACCCGGTGCGGGAACTGGCCACCTGCCGGTTTATTGATCAGCGGCAAGGCGTGA
- a CDS encoding ATP-binding protein — MRELATCRFIDQRQGVIITGPPGTGKTHLRGTGPCRLSNTRAIFLFNQLFQHSELLLEQENMRRWRKLISHDLLIIDDFAFRRISQAQSEQLYQLVDTCHGNTSIILTSNRALPDWLEGFSRCRDWWRYPGSCSRCHNAHQITLKGESIRKKWD, encoded by the coding sequence GTGCGGGAACTGGCCACCTGCCGGTTTATTGATCAGCGGCAAGGCGTGATCATCACCGGTCCTCCGGGTACCGGAAAAACCCACCTGCGCGGGACCGGGCCATGCCGCCTGTCGAACACGCGGGCCATCTTTCTGTTTAACCAGTTGTTCCAGCATTCTGAACTGCTCCTGGAGCAAGAAAATATGAGGCGGTGGCGAAAACTCATAAGCCACGACTTGCTGATCATTGATGACTTTGCGTTCCGCCGCATCAGTCAGGCCCAAAGCGAGCAGCTCTATCAACTCGTCGATACCTGTCATGGAAACACCTCCATTATTCTGACCAGTAATCGTGCGTTACCGGATTGGCTTGAAGGTTTTTCCCGATGCCGTGATTGGTGGCGCTATCCTGGATCGTGTTCTCGGTGCCACAACGCTCATCAAATTACGTTGAAAGGAGAATCGATCCGCAAAAAATGGGATTGA